A window of the Verrucomicrobiia bacterium genome harbors these coding sequences:
- the greA gene encoding transcription elongation factor GreA: MDKVILTREGFDKLVEELTFLKGKKRIEVANALEVARAHGDLRENSEYDAAKEAKARLEERIAALEDKLSRAKVVDPQSMQHDKAFLGAKLKVKNHHSGDTFVYMLVSQDEADFAAGKISVTSPIGKGLLGKAVKETVEIKIPAGTIKLEVIEITYG; the protein is encoded by the coding sequence ATGGATAAAGTGATTTTGACGCGTGAAGGTTTCGACAAGCTGGTTGAAGAATTGACTTTTTTGAAGGGAAAGAAACGGATCGAAGTGGCCAATGCCCTTGAAGTGGCCCGCGCTCACGGCGACCTGCGCGAAAATTCCGAATACGACGCGGCCAAGGAAGCCAAGGCGCGCCTTGAAGAGCGCATTGCCGCGCTCGAAGACAAGCTTTCCCGCGCGAAAGTCGTGGACCCGCAGTCCATGCAGCACGACAAGGCCTTCCTCGGCGCCAAGCTCAAAGTGAAGAACCATCACAGCGGAGACACGTTTGTGTATATGCTGGTTTCTCAGGACGAAGCGGATTTCGCTGCCGGCAAGATTTCCGTGACTTCTCCCATCGGCAAGGGGCTTCTCGGAAAGGCCGTAAAAGAAACCGTCGAGATCAAAATCCCGGCGGGCACCATCAAGCTGGAAGTTATCGAAATCACTTACGGCTGA